In Labrus bergylta chromosome 1, fLabBer1.1, whole genome shotgun sequence, one genomic interval encodes:
- the LOC136180338 gene encoding titin-like: MFHLHLLLQAKYGVPTIQPQPQDIDLDTNGSLTCKSTGYPKGRLSWFDKDNKPWLEQPEVKVLKTENGLFTLSSTLKIQRGSAFSKYTCKVFNARGDEEAEESFISGGSSQSHAQSSVEIHCKTQNVGQYDQQSRLDCVIHHAEDLEDPEIVVVTWSREGVEEPILKYENGKLTSLPGYSFAEPSWNNKNVNVSLLIHKTAVKDEGDYTCHVFTNSGFNTNHTRLNVTGLGQDTKDSNMILATVIVASVLVVGSLIVGSLVLLLYKRRSWRWMFKKV, encoded by the exons ATGTTTCATCTCCATCTTCTCCTTCAAGCCAAATACGGAGTGCCAACTATTCAGCCTCAACCTCAGGACATTGATCTCGACACCAACGGTTCCCTGACATGCAAGTCCACCGGCTACCCAAAAGGCCGACTCAGCTGGTTTGATAAAGACAACAAGCCTTGGTTAGAGCAACCCGAGGTGAAGGTGCTGAAGACAGAGAATGGTCTGTTTACCCTCTCAAGTACGCTGAAAATACAGCGAGGATCTGCCTTCTCCAAGTACACCTGCAAAGTGTTCAACGCCAGAGGAGACGAAGAGGCGGAGGAATCTTTCATCAGTGGAGGAAGTTCACAGAGTCATGCTCAGTCCTCTGTGGAAATTCACTGCAAGACTCAAAATGTTGGACAGTATGACCAGCAGTCACGACTTGACTGTGTAATCCACCATGCTGAAGACCTAGAAGATCCTGAAATCGTGGTGGTAACTTGGAGTAGAGAGGGGGTTGAAGAACCCATACTTAAATACGAAAATGGAAAACTTACATCATTGCCTGGATATTCATTTGCTGAACCGTCCTGGAACAACAAGAACGTGAACGTATCCCTGCTCATTCACAAAACTGCTGTTAAGGACGAGGGAGATTATACATGTCATGTGTTCACAAACAGTGGTTTTAACACCAACCACACCAGACTGAACGTCACAG GGCTGGGACAAGACACCAAAGACTCAAACATGATTTTGGCCACCGTGATAGTGGCTTCTGTGTTGGTCGTCGGGTCTCTGATCGTGGGGTCTCTAGTGTTGCTACTTTACAAAAGACGATCTTGGC gATGGATGTTCAAGAAAGTCTGA